A single genomic interval of Arthrobacter methylotrophus harbors:
- a CDS encoding DUF58 domain-containing protein, which translates to MALMDLLPKHVFTTRGWGLLASGVGSLLLAQVMGRRDLLALGILLLVLPLVSLAGIRILKPRFQVFREFHPASVEAASTATVRLAVARTGASTGPVIMEEQLPPRFGEPPAFRFPALAASGGTSRYEYHLRSGKRGQFRIGPVTAEFCDPFGLSLHRHAIDDGDLLTVTPAAVELPATGLAGARGNDGVTATRIRANPSDDDVMTREYRHGDPMRRVHWAATARHGELMVRQEESVTTPEATIIMDQRYSAFVSGSGTVFGAAHEDSFELVSSENFEWVVTAAMSISAHLADRNYSLRFLDAAGYPAFRGSRSAPSPEAEEYSGLGGMQSIAESLAAIQLSGPRHVHGERGRKEAAVVDGAEAPFDDHLMDKLAAHRLRGPVLALLGNMTPSEARALAPAAGYGANAFALMVTDHPRHVQPIIEALKLGGWRAVAVSSRTDLPAAWSGFDQGEILAAAAAAMDVRRGAAVPR; encoded by the coding sequence ATGGCACTGATGGATCTACTTCCGAAACACGTGTTCACCACGCGCGGTTGGGGCTTGCTGGCCAGCGGAGTCGGCTCCCTGTTGCTCGCCCAGGTCATGGGGAGACGTGATCTGCTGGCACTTGGGATCCTGCTGTTGGTCCTGCCGCTGGTATCCCTTGCAGGGATTCGTATCCTCAAGCCGCGCTTTCAAGTGTTCAGGGAATTCCACCCGGCTTCGGTGGAGGCGGCTTCCACCGCAACGGTGCGGCTTGCGGTTGCGAGGACCGGCGCATCCACCGGCCCGGTGATCATGGAAGAACAGTTGCCGCCGCGTTTCGGCGAGCCTCCGGCCTTTCGTTTTCCCGCACTCGCCGCTTCGGGCGGCACCAGCCGGTATGAATACCATTTGCGCTCAGGCAAGCGCGGCCAATTCAGGATCGGTCCGGTCACGGCCGAGTTCTGCGATCCCTTCGGCTTGTCGTTGCACCGGCACGCGATCGACGACGGCGACCTCCTCACCGTGACGCCCGCCGCCGTCGAACTCCCCGCCACGGGCCTCGCCGGCGCACGCGGAAACGACGGCGTGACCGCCACCCGGATCCGCGCCAATCCCAGCGACGACGACGTGATGACCCGCGAATACCGGCACGGCGATCCCATGCGGCGCGTCCATTGGGCCGCGACAGCGCGGCATGGGGAGCTCATGGTGCGGCAGGAGGAATCCGTCACCACACCGGAGGCGACCATCATCATGGACCAGCGCTATTCCGCTTTCGTGTCGGGCTCTGGAACCGTGTTCGGTGCGGCCCACGAGGACTCCTTTGAGCTGGTCAGCAGCGAGAACTTCGAGTGGGTCGTGACGGCGGCCATGTCGATCAGCGCCCACCTTGCCGATCGCAACTATTCGCTGCGTTTCCTCGACGCCGCGGGGTATCCCGCGTTTCGCGGATCCCGTTCCGCGCCCTCTCCGGAAGCGGAGGAATACAGTGGCCTGGGCGGGATGCAATCCATTGCCGAAAGCCTCGCCGCCATTCAGCTCAGCGGCCCGCGGCATGTCCATGGCGAGCGTGGCCGCAAAGAAGCCGCCGTCGTCGATGGTGCCGAGGCGCCCTTCGACGACCACCTGATGGACAAGCTGGCGGCACATCGTCTCCGCGGGCCCGTCCTCGCACTGTTGGGCAACATGACACCCTCCGAGGCCCGTGCGCTGGCGCCTGCAGCCGGCTATGGCGCGAACGCTTTCGCCCTGATGGTCACCGACCACCCCCGCCATGTCCAGCCGATCATCGAAGCCTTGAAGCTAGGCGGTTGGCGCGCCGTCGCCGTAAGTTCCAGAACGGACCTTCCCGCCGCGTGGTCCGGTTTCGATCAAGGGGAGATCCTCGCAGCGGCTGCAGCCGCGATGGATGTCCGGCGTGGCGCGGCGGTGCCGCGATGA
- a CDS encoding DUF3488 and transglutaminase-like domain-containing protein, translated as MAAAIAIAVLGASLALNGVFRGWVWLVPAITTVCIVALVLAVLRTLRAPSLLTALGGLVALVFILDFTFFRQQSLAGFIPSGATFDTLGQFLRRAGDTVVSETAPVAPNAGIVFVACASLGLVVVLMDALAVPLGMPATSGVGLLAILVFPATIKPQGAGLLGFLAAALGFIVILGCSQWFAPDSRLQSDNARGTGQLKRSVVIGAAALALGLLLPLAIPGFERGTFPVGSRLNPWGVSNGLNPMITLGNSLRNPTGDGRFTYATSSTAPVYLRSVTIDKFDGDTWAPDDREASRRIGPGRMAPDYPLPSELVRQLTVVDTGQFTSPYLPVPYAPTAVNGLSGRWSWDPATLSIRGEDSTTRNQQYTVYSALPALTSAALAQANARPTSISQDFIQLPSNVPDIVKNTANTVTAGANGNYAKAMAIQDYLRSSQFSYSLQAPVQGGYDGNGMSVLADFLQQKSGYCVHFASAMAVMARLKGIPSRIAVGYAPGHATGATVAVAGQEPLPEFAVDARDAHAWPELYFEGVGWVAFEPTPSRGVVPSYASDPVAPGGPSTKLHEENLTPGAATPAPSVPAVPQLAGPGAGSGSGAGSWTVLYVVAGALLLAALAASPRMFRSGIRGRRLRPAPSRDSAALAWAELQDLATDYGVPPDPSETPRRFAERLRNSVALGASDDVGQHAVASLAGDFERQRYGPPDGPARKSAEQGDRTAAVRIAAVRTTFRRNASWFAAFRAEWLPPSLMSRRRR; from the coding sequence ATGGCGGCGGCCATCGCCATCGCCGTGCTCGGAGCATCGCTTGCGCTCAATGGAGTCTTCAGGGGCTGGGTGTGGTTGGTTCCTGCGATCACCACGGTGTGTATCGTCGCGTTGGTCTTGGCCGTCCTGCGCACCTTGCGGGCGCCGTCGCTGCTCACGGCTTTGGGCGGCCTCGTCGCTTTGGTGTTCATCCTCGATTTCACCTTCTTCCGGCAGCAGAGCCTGGCGGGATTCATACCGTCCGGAGCAACCTTTGACACGCTGGGACAATTCCTCCGACGTGCCGGTGACACCGTCGTTTCGGAAACCGCCCCGGTCGCGCCGAACGCCGGAATCGTGTTTGTCGCTTGCGCGAGCCTAGGCCTCGTGGTTGTCCTCATGGATGCCTTGGCGGTTCCGCTGGGCATGCCTGCGACGAGTGGTGTGGGCCTGCTGGCCATCCTCGTTTTCCCGGCGACCATCAAGCCACAGGGCGCGGGGCTGCTTGGATTCCTTGCCGCGGCGCTCGGTTTCATCGTGATTCTTGGTTGCAGCCAGTGGTTCGCGCCGGATTCCCGGTTGCAGTCCGACAACGCCCGCGGCACAGGGCAGCTTAAACGATCCGTGGTGATCGGTGCGGCGGCTCTTGCTCTCGGGTTGCTGTTGCCGTTGGCGATTCCGGGATTCGAGCGCGGAACGTTTCCAGTGGGCTCGCGGCTGAACCCTTGGGGGGTGTCCAACGGTTTGAACCCCATGATCACGCTGGGCAACAGCCTGCGGAATCCCACCGGCGACGGCCGCTTCACCTATGCCACGAGCTCCACCGCTCCTGTGTACCTGCGTTCAGTCACCATCGACAAGTTCGACGGCGATACCTGGGCACCGGACGATCGCGAAGCCTCCCGGCGGATCGGACCGGGCCGCATGGCGCCGGACTACCCGCTCCCCTCCGAGCTGGTGCGCCAATTGACGGTGGTCGACACCGGACAGTTCACCAGTCCGTACCTGCCGGTCCCCTATGCTCCAACAGCCGTCAACGGGCTGAGCGGACGTTGGTCCTGGGATCCCGCAACACTGAGCATCCGCGGCGAAGACAGCACCACGAGGAACCAGCAATACACGGTATATTCGGCCCTGCCGGCTCTGACATCAGCGGCGTTGGCCCAGGCCAACGCCCGGCCCACGTCCATTTCGCAGGATTTCATCCAGTTGCCAAGCAATGTTCCGGACATTGTAAAGAACACGGCGAACACGGTCACGGCCGGCGCCAATGGCAACTATGCCAAGGCGATGGCGATACAGGACTATTTGCGCTCGTCCCAGTTCAGCTACTCGCTGCAGGCTCCGGTCCAAGGCGGTTATGACGGCAATGGCATGTCTGTCCTGGCTGATTTCCTGCAGCAGAAGAGCGGCTATTGCGTCCACTTCGCCTCTGCCATGGCCGTTATGGCCAGGCTGAAGGGAATCCCGAGCCGCATCGCCGTGGGCTACGCGCCGGGCCACGCCACCGGGGCGACCGTCGCCGTGGCCGGGCAGGAACCGCTTCCGGAGTTCGCAGTGGATGCACGGGACGCCCATGCCTGGCCCGAGCTGTATTTCGAGGGTGTCGGCTGGGTTGCCTTTGAACCGACCCCTTCACGCGGAGTGGTCCCGAGCTACGCTTCGGATCCTGTTGCTCCGGGCGGCCCGAGCACCAAGCTGCATGAGGAGAACCTGACCCCTGGTGCCGCGACTCCCGCCCCGAGCGTTCCTGCCGTACCGCAGCTTGCCGGGCCGGGCGCTGGATCGGGCTCGGGCGCCGGCTCCTGGACCGTGCTGTACGTCGTCGCCGGTGCCTTGCTTCTCGCGGCGTTGGCGGCTTCACCGAGGATGTTCCGCTCGGGTATCCGGGGGCGGCGCCTCAGGCCGGCACCGTCCCGCGATAGTGCGGCCTTGGCATGGGCCGAGCTCCAGGACCTCGCCACCGATTACGGTGTACCACCCGACCCTAGCGAAACTCCGAGGCGTTTTGCCGAACGATTGCGCAACTCAGTTGCGCTCGGAGCCTCCGACGACGTCGGGCAACACGCGGTAGCATCACTCGCCGGCGATTTCGAACGGCAGCGTTACGGTCCCCCGGACGGTCCCGCAAGGAAGAGCGCAGAGCAAGGGGACCGGACCGCGGCTGTCCGGATCGCTGCTGTCCGCACCACGTTTCGTCGCAATGCTTCTTGGTTCGCGGCTTTCCGCGCGGAGTGGCTCCCGCCATCCCTGATGTCCAGGCGGCGGCGTTGA
- a CDS encoding NAD-dependent succinate-semialdehyde dehydrogenase — MTVTADRESELLASVPTGLLINGQWLPAASGKTFDVEDPATGKVLINISDAGPEDGAAALDAAVAAQASWARTAPRERGEILRRAFELVTARAEDFALLMTLEMGKPLAEARGEVAYGAEFLRWFSEEAVRVSGRYSAAPDGKNRILVQKKPVGPCLLITPWNFPLAMATRKIAPAVAAGCTMVLKPANLTPLTSLLFAQVMQEAGLPAGVLNVIQTSTAGAVTGPLIKDDRLRKISFTGSTAVGQSLMREAADKVLRSSMELGGNAPFVVFEDADLDKAVEGAVAAKMRNMGEACTAANRFIVHDSIADTFAEKFAAKISALNPARGTEPDSTVGPLIDGKARNGVHALVADAVANGAVAVTGGAPVDGPGYFYQPTVLKNVSADARILKEEIFGPVAPIITFKSEDEAINLANNTEYGLVAYVYTKDLNRGLRVSERIETGMLGLNAGVISNAAAPFGGVKQSGLGREGGFEGIEEYLTTQYVGIADPYAD; from the coding sequence GTGACTGTTACCGCCGATCGCGAAAGCGAACTTCTCGCATCCGTTCCCACCGGGTTGCTCATCAACGGCCAGTGGCTGCCTGCGGCATCCGGCAAGACGTTCGACGTCGAGGATCCTGCCACGGGCAAGGTGCTCATCAACATCTCTGACGCCGGCCCGGAGGACGGCGCCGCCGCGCTGGACGCTGCCGTTGCCGCCCAGGCTTCCTGGGCCCGGACCGCTCCCCGTGAGCGTGGCGAAATCCTGCGCCGCGCATTCGAGCTGGTCACGGCACGAGCTGAGGACTTCGCGCTTCTCATGACCCTGGAAATGGGCAAGCCCTTGGCCGAAGCCCGCGGCGAAGTAGCCTACGGTGCCGAATTCCTCCGCTGGTTCTCCGAGGAAGCCGTCCGCGTCAGCGGCCGCTACTCTGCAGCCCCGGACGGCAAGAACCGCATCCTGGTCCAGAAGAAGCCGGTTGGGCCCTGCCTTTTGATTACCCCGTGGAACTTCCCGCTGGCCATGGCCACCCGCAAGATTGCTCCCGCGGTCGCCGCCGGCTGCACCATGGTGCTCAAGCCCGCCAACCTCACCCCCCTGACCAGCCTGCTTTTCGCCCAGGTCATGCAGGAAGCCGGCCTTCCCGCAGGCGTCCTTAACGTCATCCAGACCTCCACAGCGGGGGCAGTTACCGGGCCCCTCATCAAGGACGACCGCCTGCGGAAGATTTCCTTCACCGGTTCCACCGCCGTCGGGCAGTCCCTGATGCGCGAAGCCGCGGATAAGGTCCTGCGCAGCTCCATGGAGCTTGGCGGTAACGCGCCGTTCGTCGTCTTCGAAGACGCCGATCTGGACAAGGCCGTCGAAGGCGCCGTCGCAGCCAAGATGCGCAACATGGGCGAGGCCTGCACAGCTGCGAACCGCTTCATTGTGCATGACTCCATCGCCGATACCTTCGCCGAGAAGTTCGCCGCCAAGATCTCCGCGCTCAACCCCGCGCGGGGCACCGAGCCGGACTCCACCGTGGGCCCCTTGATCGATGGCAAGGCACGCAACGGCGTGCACGCCCTCGTGGCCGACGCCGTTGCCAACGGCGCAGTTGCCGTCACCGGCGGTGCCCCGGTGGATGGCCCGGGCTACTTCTACCAGCCCACGGTCCTCAAGAACGTGTCCGCGGACGCCCGGATCCTGAAGGAAGAAATCTTTGGCCCGGTGGCCCCGATCATCACCTTCAAGAGCGAAGATGAGGCCATTAACCTTGCCAACAACACCGAGTATGGGTTGGTCGCCTATGTCTACACCAAGGACCTGAACCGCGGACTGCGGGTCAGCGAAAGGATCGAAACGGGCATGTTGGGCCTCAATGCCGGAGTCATTTCCAACGCGGCGGCACCTTTCGGCGGCGTCAAGCAGTCCGGCCTGGGCCGTGAAGGCGGCTTCGAAGGCATCGAGGAATACCTCACCACCCAGTACGTCGGCATCGCCGATCCGTACGCAGACTAA
- the rsmI gene encoding 16S rRNA (cytidine(1402)-2'-O)-methyltransferase, producing the protein MLAEGVGRIVLAATPIGNVGDASSRLIELLQTADIVAAEDTRRLHRLVQSLGITVTGRVISYHEHNEAAKTEELLDYVRAGKTIIMVSDAGMPAVSDPGFRLVEGAVAAGLFVTAFPGPSAVLTALALSGLPTDRFCFEGFLPRKAGERSSRLADLGSERRTMVFFEAPHRLEPMLRALHERFGADRRIAVCRELTKTYEEVIRGTVRELLEWAENNEVRGEIAVVVAGAPEQEPGKPEDHVAAVNELVGKGVRLKEAVAAVAEDARISKRELYSAVLAAR; encoded by the coding sequence ATGCTTGCTGAGGGCGTGGGCCGGATAGTTCTGGCTGCCACTCCCATCGGGAACGTGGGGGATGCCTCCAGCAGGCTCATTGAATTGCTGCAGACGGCCGACATCGTCGCTGCCGAGGACACCCGGCGCCTGCATCGTCTGGTCCAGTCCCTCGGCATCACCGTGACCGGTCGGGTCATCAGCTATCACGAGCACAACGAGGCAGCCAAGACCGAGGAACTGCTGGATTACGTCAGGGCCGGCAAGACCATCATCATGGTGAGCGACGCCGGCATGCCCGCGGTGTCCGACCCAGGCTTCCGCCTCGTGGAGGGAGCCGTGGCGGCAGGTCTCTTCGTCACTGCCTTTCCGGGACCGTCGGCGGTGCTGACTGCCCTGGCGCTCTCGGGGCTGCCGACGGACCGTTTCTGCTTCGAGGGATTCCTGCCGCGCAAAGCGGGCGAACGCAGCTCGCGGCTTGCGGACCTTGGGAGCGAACGCCGAACGATGGTGTTCTTCGAGGCACCGCATCGTCTTGAGCCCATGCTCCGTGCTTTGCACGAGCGCTTCGGGGCGGACCGGCGCATCGCCGTATGCCGCGAATTGACCAAGACTTACGAGGAGGTCATCCGGGGAACCGTCCGGGAACTCCTCGAATGGGCAGAAAACAACGAGGTTCGCGGTGAGATCGCCGTGGTGGTGGCCGGCGCGCCCGAACAGGAGCCGGGCAAACCTGAGGACCATGTTGCCGCCGTCAATGAACTCGTCGGCAAGGGCGTCAGGCTCAAGGAAGCGGTGGCCGCCGTCGCGGAGGACGCACGCATCAGCAAGCGCGAGCTGTACTCTGCTGTGCTCGCGGCGCGTTAG
- a CDS encoding dolichyl-phosphate-mannose--protein mannosyltransferase, whose product MTDTSVRPTPQTWLIRPREAFTAQALRTRLIGSIQSWRDYPPSLRLWFWLIPTITAVIGGILRFVRLDAPHSLVFDETYYVKDAYSLLVSGYERSWPDKANDAFNAGNPNVLLDSPEYVVHPPVGKWMIAFGMWLFGSDNSFGWRFSAALTGTLSIFLIALIALKLFRSHILGAAAGLLLAVDGHHLVMSRTSLLDIFLMFWLLAAFGALLMDRDDGRRRLAARLAALAGASKDGRPTALQLASGPWLGFRWWRLAAGVCLGLAVGTKWSALFFVAGFGLMTVFWDMSARRIAGIRSWPSAGIIKDGVPAFFTMIPVAGAVYLSTWTGWFLSKDAYYRNWADTNPSATWGWIPGPLRSLAYYHMEAYNFHQSLSSPHPYSASPWTWLVMGRPTSFYYESPKQGTPGCDLQSCTSAILSVGNPVVWWGATIALFVVLFWWAGRRDWRAGAILAGVAAGYLPWFMYPDRTMFYFYALSFEPFLVLALVYGLGLALGRSDAPPWRRRSGLYVVGLVVVLAVLLSAFFYPVWTAEVISYQDWRMRMWMPSWI is encoded by the coding sequence GTGACCGATACCTCCGTGCGCCCCACCCCGCAAACCTGGCTGATACGGCCCCGCGAGGCTTTCACGGCCCAGGCCCTGCGGACGCGGCTCATTGGTAGCATCCAGAGCTGGCGCGATTATCCGCCGTCGTTGCGGCTGTGGTTCTGGCTGATCCCCACCATCACAGCCGTGATCGGCGGGATCCTGCGTTTTGTCCGCCTCGATGCCCCGCACAGCCTCGTGTTCGATGAGACCTACTACGTCAAGGACGCTTACTCCCTCCTGGTCAGCGGCTACGAACGGAGCTGGCCGGACAAGGCCAACGACGCTTTCAACGCGGGTAACCCCAACGTCCTCCTCGACTCCCCCGAGTACGTAGTGCATCCACCGGTCGGAAAATGGATGATCGCCTTCGGGATGTGGCTTTTCGGTTCGGACAATTCCTTCGGTTGGCGATTTTCCGCGGCCCTGACTGGCACCCTTTCCATCTTCCTCATTGCCCTGATTGCGCTGAAGCTCTTCCGTTCCCACATTCTGGGCGCGGCCGCCGGACTGCTGCTAGCCGTCGACGGTCACCATTTGGTCATGTCGCGGACTTCCCTGCTGGACATCTTCCTGATGTTTTGGTTGCTCGCGGCCTTTGGTGCCTTGCTGATGGATCGCGACGACGGCCGGCGCCGTTTGGCGGCACGGCTCGCTGCGCTGGCGGGCGCGTCGAAGGACGGCCGGCCAACGGCGTTGCAACTCGCCTCGGGGCCGTGGCTGGGATTTCGCTGGTGGCGACTGGCAGCCGGCGTTTGCCTCGGCCTGGCCGTCGGCACCAAGTGGTCGGCATTGTTCTTCGTGGCCGGCTTTGGCTTGATGACCGTCTTCTGGGACATGAGCGCGCGGCGTATTGCGGGTATCCGGAGTTGGCCGAGCGCCGGGATCATCAAGGACGGCGTGCCGGCATTCTTCACCATGATCCCGGTGGCTGGAGCCGTGTATTTGTCCACGTGGACCGGCTGGTTCCTTTCCAAGGACGCCTACTACCGGAATTGGGCGGATACGAATCCCTCCGCCACGTGGGGATGGATTCCCGGGCCGTTGCGATCCCTTGCCTACTACCACATGGAGGCCTACAACTTCCATCAAAGCCTCAGCTCGCCGCATCCGTATTCGGCGAGCCCGTGGACCTGGTTGGTGATGGGACGGCCCACCTCCTTCTACTATGAGTCTCCCAAGCAAGGAACGCCCGGTTGCGATCTGCAGAGCTGTACCTCCGCGATCCTCTCGGTCGGAAACCCGGTCGTCTGGTGGGGAGCCACGATTGCGCTCTTCGTGGTGTTGTTCTGGTGGGCGGGGCGGCGCGATTGGCGGGCTGGGGCCATCCTGGCCGGCGTCGCGGCCGGGTACTTGCCGTGGTTCATGTACCCGGACCGGACCATGTTCTACTTCTATGCCCTGTCCTTCGAGCCTTTCTTGGTCCTGGCCCTCGTCTACGGATTGGGGCTCGCCTTGGGCAGGAGCGACGCTCCCCCGTGGCGCCGACGCTCAGGGCTCTACGTCGTGGGCCTGGTGGTGGTTCTCGCCGTGCTGTTGTCAGCGTTCTTCTATCCGGTGTGGACGGCGGAAGTCATCAGCTACCAAGACTGGCGCATGCGTATGTGGATGCCATCCTGGATCTGA
- a CDS encoding TIGR01906 family membrane protein, with protein MTEKSPIPKDQDADIHDDGDEPAFDWMKPAPKSMAEDAQPARADIAEDSSTKRVPDAKSTSDSASVQPVTGQPVTGQPVTGQPVTGQQPESRADRKAAEAADAGAEPALFAEPLPTSALQVRPAEAEVERRYHEREQAANAKPVAPRIFQVILAVFYPVVLLVLAIRAVTSPLFLWVEYYRPGFPGDGYGFNADDRMTYGSYAVDYLSNWSGPRYLGDLVNRNGEKLFKEGEVSHMADVKTVMLSAFGAGALMVIIGIIAMLYLRKRSKGGIRRGLFAGSIATLVLIVGLGTLAAMGWQQFFTEFHRIFFANGTWTFSLDDTLIRLFPGQFWMDAGIAIGALVFVAALLTLIFTWPTRRRRGLPPKNEAVADDSRPDADTEAVTLEK; from the coding sequence GTGACCGAGAAGAGCCCGATCCCCAAAGACCAGGACGCGGATATCCACGACGACGGTGATGAGCCGGCTTTCGACTGGATGAAACCTGCCCCCAAGTCCATGGCCGAGGACGCACAACCGGCGCGCGCTGACATTGCCGAGGACTCTTCCACGAAGCGCGTGCCCGACGCCAAGTCGACGTCGGATTCCGCCTCCGTCCAGCCGGTGACCGGACAGCCGGTGACCGGACAGCCGGTGACCGGACAGCCGGTGACCGGGCAGCAGCCCGAGAGCCGTGCGGACCGTAAAGCTGCCGAAGCTGCGGACGCCGGGGCAGAACCGGCGCTCTTCGCCGAGCCTTTGCCGACGTCGGCCCTTCAGGTGCGGCCCGCGGAAGCTGAAGTGGAACGTCGCTACCACGAGCGCGAGCAGGCTGCCAACGCCAAGCCCGTGGCACCGCGCATCTTCCAGGTCATCCTGGCCGTCTTCTACCCGGTGGTCCTCTTGGTGCTGGCAATCCGCGCAGTGACGAGCCCGCTGTTCCTCTGGGTGGAGTACTACCGGCCTGGATTCCCCGGTGACGGTTACGGATTCAACGCCGATGACCGGATGACCTACGGTTCCTACGCCGTGGACTATCTCAGCAACTGGTCGGGGCCCCGGTACTTGGGCGATCTTGTCAACCGGAACGGCGAGAAGCTGTTCAAGGAGGGCGAAGTCTCCCACATGGCCGACGTCAAGACCGTGATGCTTTCGGCCTTTGGTGCCGGCGCCCTCATGGTCATCATCGGCATCATCGCGATGCTGTACCTGCGCAAACGCAGCAAGGGCGGAATTCGCCGTGGCCTGTTCGCCGGTTCGATCGCCACACTGGTGCTCATCGTGGGACTCGGCACACTCGCGGCGATGGGCTGGCAGCAGTTCTTCACGGAGTTCCACCGGATTTTCTTCGCCAACGGGACATGGACATTCTCATTGGATGACACGTTGATCCGCTTGTTCCCCGGACAGTTCTGGATGGACGCCGGAATTGCGATCGGCGCTTTGGTCTTTGTCGCGGCCTTGCTGACGCTCATCTTTACGTGGCCTACCCGCCGTCGTCGCGGACTACCTCCCAAGAATGAGGCCGTCGCGGACGATTCCCGGCCTGATGCGGATACCGAGGCCGTCACATTGGAAAAATAG
- a CDS encoding stage II sporulation protein M: protein MDMDAFSVVNGPKWSRLHELARKRRLDGGDADELLRLYQVVSSHLSLIRSVAPESALSASLSAALAQARTRFTGARSNFMEDLARFFVVSLPAAFFRLRWLTVWCGVFFCLVAAGYTLWIATSPEALRALGSSGAVKQYVDQDFVGYYSENPAASFAGAVWTNNAWIGAQAVALGITGFWVPAMLFMNAQGLGVAAGVFAATGKMDVFFSYILPHGLMELTAVFIASAAGLRIFWALVSPGPRRRMQAVADEGRSLITVALGLVFVLFVSGLVEAFVTPSALPVWAKILIGSFVLVAYWVYALALGGRAIRAGATGDLDINDAGYREIAA, encoded by the coding sequence GTGGACATGGATGCCTTCTCCGTCGTTAACGGGCCAAAATGGTCAAGGCTGCACGAACTCGCGCGCAAACGGCGCCTGGACGGCGGCGATGCCGATGAGCTTTTGCGCTTGTACCAAGTGGTGTCTTCACATTTGTCCCTCATCCGCTCCGTGGCCCCTGAGAGCGCACTTTCCGCATCGTTGTCGGCGGCCCTGGCCCAGGCGCGCACCCGGTTTACCGGAGCCCGATCAAATTTCATGGAAGACCTTGCGCGCTTTTTCGTGGTGTCCCTGCCAGCCGCGTTCTTCCGTTTGCGATGGCTGACGGTGTGGTGCGGTGTGTTCTTCTGCCTCGTGGCCGCGGGCTATACACTCTGGATCGCGACGTCCCCGGAGGCGTTGAGGGCACTGGGAAGCAGTGGTGCCGTGAAGCAGTACGTCGACCAAGACTTTGTTGGCTACTACTCGGAAAACCCCGCCGCGTCCTTCGCGGGGGCTGTATGGACCAACAATGCCTGGATCGGGGCGCAGGCCGTGGCTTTAGGGATCACGGGTTTCTGGGTGCCCGCCATGCTTTTCATGAATGCACAGGGCCTGGGGGTCGCTGCTGGTGTCTTTGCGGCGACAGGGAAGATGGATGTGTTCTTCAGCTACATCCTTCCCCACGGCCTTATGGAGCTGACGGCCGTGTTCATCGCCTCCGCGGCCGGTCTCCGGATTTTCTGGGCTTTGGTTTCCCCCGGGCCGCGGCGCAGGATGCAGGCCGTGGCGGACGAGGGGCGCTCACTGATCACAGTGGCGCTGGGGCTGGTATTTGTCCTGTTCGTGTCCGGACTCGTGGAGGCTTTCGTGACGCCCAGCGCGCTTCCGGTGTGGGCCAAGATCCTGATCGGTTCGTTCGTTCTCGTTGCATACTGGGTCTATGCCCTGGCGCTGGGCGGACGGGCGATCCGTGCAGGCGCCACAGGTGACTTGGACATCAACGATGCCGGCTACCGGGAAATAGCCGCCTGA
- a CDS encoding RDD family protein: MSSIITGEAVVLELRPASFGARALGLMLDVLVHVVLLFVLLFLLGMVAPDLDGAAARAMALSSVVLCLVVVPVAVETLSRGRSLGKLATGLRIVRDDGGSIRFRHAVIRGLIGFLEIYATFGGLAIAVALFNDKSKRLGDVVAGTYSLRQRVPSEPTVLPYAPPHLQAWVGRADIGRVPDGTARRASQFIQQASRMAPESRSSLAVALATELAAYVAPPPPPGTTPEGYLHAVLGERRNRDLERLRRAEQRSAIVGDRLNRLPFTR, from the coding sequence TTGAGTTCGATCATTACTGGTGAGGCCGTAGTCCTTGAACTGCGGCCGGCATCGTTCGGGGCCAGGGCCCTCGGGCTCATGCTCGATGTCCTGGTTCATGTGGTGTTGCTCTTCGTTTTGCTGTTCCTGCTCGGCATGGTGGCGCCGGACCTGGACGGCGCAGCCGCCCGTGCCATGGCCCTGTCCAGCGTGGTGCTGTGCCTCGTGGTCGTTCCCGTGGCGGTGGAAACGTTGAGCCGAGGCCGTTCGCTGGGCAAGCTGGCTACCGGGCTCAGGATCGTGCGCGACGACGGCGGATCCATCCGCTTCCGGCATGCGGTGATCCGGGGGCTGATCGGCTTCCTGGAGATCTACGCGACGTTCGGGGGACTAGCCATCGCCGTGGCGCTGTTCAACGACAAGTCGAAAAGGCTCGGAGACGTCGTCGCAGGAACCTACTCGCTCAGGCAGCGTGTTCCATCCGAACCCACCGTCCTGCCCTACGCTCCTCCGCACCTGCAGGCTTGGGTGGGACGCGCGGATATCGGCAGGGTGCCCGACGGTACAGCGCGTCGGGCTTCACAATTCATCCAACAGGCCTCCCGGATGGCCCCGGAATCGCGCTCCAGCCTGGCCGTAGCCCTGGCAACTGAACTGGCAGCGTACGTCGCCCCGCCTCCGCCGCCCGGAACGACGCCGGAAGGCTATCTGCACGCCGTGCTGGGCGAGCGGCGGAACCGGGACCTGGAACGCCTGCGCCGCGCGGAACAACGCAGCGCCATTGTCGGGGATCGGCTCAACAGGCTCCCGTTCACTCGTTAG